Proteins from a single region of Eremothecium gossypii ATCC 10895 chromosome VI, complete sequence:
- the TRK1 gene encoding Trk1p (Syntenic homolog of Saccharomyces cerevisiae YKR050W (TRK2) and YJL129C (TRK1)) yields the protein MGLARSLSRHPTIQYFHSTYKKTVGHKLRDVISAIVHRLHPIFRKLLPNFIAAHYFYIITMALLCSILVYPVKNAAYIDVLFLSAGAATQGGLNTIDICDLSLYQQIVLYLVSMFTTPIWIHGMLVFVRLFWFERYFDGIKSWSKKNFQMRRTRTLVARELSRSMSSSRHWPKPDRHLKGSDRRLTRTSTATNDFQNRLFSGKLVNREESNVAPEDKEPRVFSTACSEVAPSPSDSNSKASNRTSSLGTTSVSSGVAPGSISNKSEPDLSRQSPAEPLSAKRDREVTPADLVRSITMMQSQHRKTEDEDGPALVIKGPHERTSGRTSGNEGEDYEDEGVPSRDSTEKTRRLDLRKRPLSGRSSQGGMAWLTPSQSLSAIEQRRSGDYSDVSSALETATEAHDHPSWKQGGRTAEPTSELPRSTTSAEQLASATNNGPSIHFEIGNMPRPPTRQNLQRHDTGSSKYGESSDNKKSGRPGLLRRLSASGGIKDFLMRNNGSASVTRGDNDHVPDSVSSDNDSAIESTGSEENDETGDSRNRTYFRQPSRDAQTPESIRAEDLRRSFRRRRSTGLSLKKLQLSASFNKILGDRVPNALRRKSKRTSNASLTSADHSADSVDSYSNYYDQESGYGGLDLDGNEMSHVMSTNYLSYNPNIGRNSIFIGLTDAQKVELGGVEYRATKLLCRILVTYYFGFHALIVIFLLPWIHSSQKYKDIVASNGVSTTWWAFFTSQSAFNDVGFTLTKDSMLSFSKASFPLVVMIFFIIFGNTGFPILLRFIIWVMFKLAPDLSLMKENLGFLLDHPRRCFTLLFPRAATWWLFLIVVGLNSLDLILFIVLDLNSSLLNGMHAGQKVIDGLFQAVNTRTAGLAVVDLSQLHPSIQVSYMLMMYISVLPVAISIRRTNVYEEQSLGIYGNLMPIIAEASTTGTSAQSRLNKHGSTKEDVNIDQEQDTKSFVRDHLRKQLSFDLWYMFLGLFIICIVEGDRIQDPNEPTFDVFHILFEVVSAYGTVGLSLGFPNTNQSFSAQFKPLSKFVIVAMLIRGRHRGLPYKLDRAIMLPSDKLKQIDNLEDLKLQKTATSNKDPLLQYWRRRAKPVSTGIAQVLSRTKSHTSRSSDHSHIPIAVERGEQATGAPLGPTASGSIKSDYVMRRNSHKSTDQERSPSTISPLQPASEEDMDPSGHPSHTVDAEPNKFLA from the coding sequence ATGGGCCTCGCACGATCTTTAAGTCGGCATCCGACTATACAGTACTTTCATTCCACGTACAAGAAAACTGTTGGCCACAAGTTGCGGGATGTTATCAGCGCTATCGTCCATAGGCTTCATCCCATCTTTCGGAAGCTTCTGCCGAACTTTATTGCGGCGCACTACTTCTATATCATCACGATGGCACTGCTTTGCTCTATCTTAGTGTATCCAGTGAAGAATGCGGCTTACATTGATGTACTGTTCCTCTCAGCCGGCGCTGCGACACAGGGAGGATTAAACACGATAGATATATGCGACCTGTCTCTCTACCAACAGATTGTCCTGTATCTTGTCAGTATGTTCACGACTCCAATATGGATTCACGGGATGCTGGTGTTCGTACGGTTATTCTGGTTTGAGCGGTACTTCGACGGGATCAAATCCTGGTCCAAGAAGAACTTCCAGATGAGGCGGACTAGGACGTTAGTTGCACGCGAGTTATCAAGGAGTATGTCGTCAAGTCGTCATTGGCCGAAACCAGACAGACACTTAAAGGGTAGTGATAGAAGATTAACTCGGACGTCTACTGCAACCAATGACTTCCAGAACCGGCTGTTTAGTGGAAAATTAGTCAATAGGGAAGAAAGCAACGTTGCTCCAGAGGATAAAGAGCCTAGAGTGTTTTCTACAGCCTGTTCCGAAGTGGCACCATCGCCATCTGATTCTAATTCCAAGGCATCCAATAGAACAAGCAGTTTGGGCACTACTAGTGTGTCGTCTGGTGTTGCCCCAGGTAGTATTTCCAATAAATCTGAACCGGATTTGTCTCGTCAGAGCCCAGCAGAACCCTTGTCAGCTAAGAGAGACAGGGAAGTCACGCCTGCGGATTTAGTGAGGTCTATCACGATGATGCAAAGCCAACACCGGAAAACTGAAGACGAGGATGGCCCTGCTCTGGTTATCAAGGGTCCTCATGAGCGGACTTCTGGGCGGACTTCTGGGAATGAAGGAGAGGACTACGAAGACGAAGGCGTTCCTTCCCGCGATTCTACCGAAAAGACCAGACGGCTCGATCTGCGGAAGAGACCACTATCTGGTAGATCATCACAGGGAGGTATGGCATGGCTCACGCCATCTCAATCGCTGTCTGCAATCGAACAAAGAAGGTCCGGAGATTACTCTGATGTCTCCTCCGCTCTAGAAACCGCCACAGAGGCTCATGATCATCCATCCTGGAAACAGGGTGGCAGAACTGCGGAACCCACATCAGAGCTTCCACGCAGTACGACGTCGGCAGAACAGTTAGCCTCCGCGACGAATAACGGTCCATCAATTCATTTCGAAATTGGGAATATGCCCCGTCCCCCAACGAGACAGAATCTACAAAGACATGATACAGGCAGTTCGAAATACGGGGAAAGTTCTGATAATAAGAAGTCCGGGAGACCAGGCCTTCTCCGTCGGCTATCTGCCTCAGGTGGGATAAAGGATTTCCTTATGCGCAACAATGGCAGCGCTAGTGTCACACGGGGAGATAACGACCACGTACCAGATTCAGTATCATCTGACAATGATTCAGCGATAGAAAGCACTGGTTCTGAAGAAAACGATGAGACTGGAGATTCCCGGAATAGAACTTATTTCCGACAACCGAGTAGAGATGCCCAAACTCCTGAAAGTATTCGTGCCGAGGACCTCAGAAGGAGTTTCAGGCGTAGAAGGAGTACAGGTCTGAGCTTGAAGAAACTGCAACTTAGCGCCAGCTTTAACAAGATTCTCGGGGACCGTGTTCCAAATGCGCTCCGCAGGAAGAGCAAGAGGACTAGTAACGCATCGCTAACATCAGCAGACCACTCTGCGGATAGTGTGGATTCCTATTCTAATTACTATGATCAAGAAAGTGGGTATGGGGGCTTGGACTTGGATGGAAATGAGATGAGCCACGTTATGAGCACCAACTATTTATCTTACAATCCGAACATTGGAAGAAATTCGATCTTTATAGGCCTGACAGATGCACAGAAGGTTGAACTGGGTGGTGTAGAGTACCGCGCAACAAAACTCTTATGCCGCATTCTGGTGACCTACTATTTTGGATTCCATGCGTTAATTGTTATTTTTCTACTACCGTGGATCCACTCCAGCCAGAAATATAAGGACATTGTTGCCTCTAATGGTGTATCGACAACCTGGTGGGCATTTTTCACCTCACAGAGTGCATTTAACGATGTCGGATTTACATTGACCAAAGATTCCATGCTTTCGTTCAGTAAGGCGTCATTTCCTCTGGTAGTGATGATTTTTTTTATCATTTTTGGGAATACTGGATTCCCAATACTATTGAGATTCATTATATGGGTCATGTTCAAGCTCGCCCCTGATCTCTCACTAATGAAAGAGAATCTTGGCTTTCTTTTGGACCACCCCAGACGCTGCTTCACGCTGCTTTTCCCACGAGCTGCAACCTGGTGGCTATTTCTGATTGTGGTGGGATTGAACTCATTAGATCTCATCTTATTTATTGTGCTGGACTTGAACTCATCCTTATTGAATGGTATGCATGCGGGCCAGAAGGTTATTGATGGTTTGTTCCAGGCTGTCAACACTAGAACAGCCGGACTGGCAGTCGTTGATCTTAGCCAGTTACATCCCTCGATTCAGGTTTCGTATATGCTTATGATGTATATTTCCGTTCTACCAGTGGCCATTTCTATTCGGAGAACCAATGTTTACGAGGAGCAGTCTTTGGGAATATACGGAAACTTGATGCCGATTATCGCTGAAGCTTCAACCACTGGCACTTCAGCCCAATCCCGGCTAAACAAGCATGGGAGTACCAAAGAGGACGTGAACATTGACCAGGAACAGGATACTAAATCTTTTGTTAGAGACCATTTGCGTAAGCAACTTTCTTTTGACTTGTGGTATATGTTCCTAGGGCTGTTCATCATTTGCATAGTTGAGGGCGATAGGATACAGGATCCAAATGAACCGACGTTTGACGTCTTCCACATTCTGTTTGAAGTTGTGAGTGCATACGGTACGGTTGGACTTTCTCTTGGATTCCCCAACACTAATCAATCATTTAGCGCGCAGTTCAAACCGCTTTCAAAGTTTGTCATTGTAGCAATGTTGATACGGGGACGCCACAGAGGGTTGCCCTACAAGTTGGACCGCGCCATTATGTTGCCCAGCGATAAGCTGAAACAGATAGATAATTTAGAGGATCTAAAGTTACAGAAAACGGCAACCAGTAACAAGGATCCTCTTCTCCAGTACTGGCGCAGAAGAGCAAAACCCGTGTCCACAGGTATTGCGCAGGTACTGAGCCGTACTAAGTCGCATACTTCACGGAGTTCAGACCACTCACATATCCCGATTGCCGTTGAACGCGGGGAACAAGCCACAGGTGCTCCATTGGGACCGACTGCGAGTGGCTCTATAAAGTCAGACTATGTGATGCGGCGCAACTCCCACAAATCTACGGACCAAGAGCGCTCACCTTCCACCATTTCACCTCTACAGCCGGCAAGTGAGGAAGATATGGATCCTAGTGGGCATCCGTCCCATACGGTGGACGCTGAGCCAAATAAATTTTTAGCTTAA
- the DBP2 gene encoding DEAD-box ATP-dependent RNA helicase DBP2 (Syntenic homolog of Saccharomyces cerevisiae YNL112W (DBP2); 1-intron) has translation MSYAGNRDQQFNRSNFGGRDGDHRGQRPSDRNSYGRDGFGRGGRGGFAGRGRGRSDDRLELTKPDWDVESLPKFEKNFYVEHEDVQKMSTDEVEQFRKENEMKIVGHDVPKPIRTFDEAGFPEYVLKEVKEEGFEKPTAIQCQGWPMALSGRDMIGVAATGSGKTLSYCLPGIVHINAQPLLSPGDGPVVLVLAPTRELAVQIQKECSKFGRSSRIRNTCVYGGVPKSQQIRDLQRGVEILIATPGRLIDMLEIGKTNLKRVTYLVLDEADRMLDMGFEPQIRKIVDQIRPDRQTLMWSATWPKEVQQLARDYLHDPIQVNIGSLELAASHTITQLVEVVSDFDKRDRLVKHLEIASKDKDSKIIIFASTKRTCDEITSYLRQDGWPALAIHGDKQQQERDWVLNEFRTGRSPIMVATDVAARGIDVKGINFVINYDMPGNIEDYVHRIGRTGRAGATGTAISFFTEANKTLGAQLISIMREAKQEIPQDLLVYDRAPRGGFHPRYGGRGGRGGRGGRGGRGYGGYGGGYGGYGGGYGGGHGGYGGKPKDSGWGNRN, from the exons ATGTCCTACGCCGGTAACAGAGACCAGCAGTTTAACAGAAGCAACTTCGGTGGACGCGATGGCGACCATCGCGGACAGCGGCCTTCGGATCGGAATTCGTACGGAAGGGATGGTTtcgggcgcggcgggcgcggcggcttCGCCGGGCGTGGCCGTGGCCGGTCCGACGATAGGTTGGAGTTGACGAAGCCCGACTGGGATGTTGAATCGTTGCCAAAATTTGAGAAAAACTTCTACGTGGAGCACGAGGACGTGCAAAAGATGAGCACGGACGAAGTGGAGCAGTTCCGGAAGGAGAACGAGATGAAGATTGTTGGGCACGATGTTCCCAAGCCCATCCGGACTTTCGACGAGGCGGGCTTTCCGGAGTACGTGTTGAAGGAGGTCAAGGAAGAGGGATTCGAGAAGCCAACCGCGATTCAGTGTCAAGGCTGGCCAATGGCCCTATCTGGGCGCGACATGATCGGTGTGGCTGCGACAGGGTCTGGTAAGACGCTTTCGTACTGTCTACCGGGCATTGTGCACATCAacgcgcagccgctgctTTCTCCTGGTGACGGGCCTGTTGTTTTGGTCCTAGCACCCACAAGAGAGTTGGCTGTGCAGATTCAGAAGGAATGCTCTAAGTTTGGCCGCTCCTCGCGGATTAGAAACACTTGTGTTTACGGTGGTGTTCCTAAGTCGCAACAGATTCGCGACTTACAGCGCGGTGTGGAGATCTTGATCGCCACCCCAGGCCGTTTGATCGACATGTTGGAGATCGGCAAGACCAACTTAAAGCGTGTGACCTACTTGGTCTTGGACGAGGCTGATCGGATGTTGGACATGGGTTTCGAGCCACAAATTCGGAAGATCGTTGACCAGATCCGTCCGGACCGTCAGACACTTATGTGGTCCGCGACCTGGCCCAAGGAGGTCCAGCAACTAGCCAGGGACTACTTGCATGACCCTATTCAGGTGAACATCGGCTCGTTGGAGTTGGCAGCGTCTCACACAATTACTCAACTTGTTGAGGTTGTCTCTGACTTTGACAAGAGAGACAGATTGGTGAAGCACCTGGAAATTGCATCCAAAGACAAGGACTCTAAGATTATTATTTTTGCATCGACGAAAAGAACTTGTGACGAGATTACGTCTTACTTAAGACAGGATGGATGGCCAGCTCTTGCTATCCATGGTGATaaacagcagcaggagaGAGACTGGGTTTTGAACGAGTTCAGAACCGGCAGATCTCCTATCATGGTTGCCACTGATGTGGCTGCCAGAGGTATCG ACGTTAAGGGTATTAACTTTGTCATCAACTATGACATGCCCGGTAATATCGAGGATTACGTTCACAGAATTGGTAGAACTGGTAGAGCTGGTGCAACTGGTACTGCCATCTCGTTTTTCACCGAAGCCAACAAGACCCTGGGTGCTCAGTTGATTTCTATCATGAGAGAAGCTAAGCAGGAAATTCCCCAGGATTTGCTTGTGTACGACCGCGCCCCACGTGGTGGATTCCACCCAAGATATGGCGGTCGCGGCGGTCGCGGCGGTCGTGGCGGTCGTGGTGGCCGTGGGTATGGTGGATACGGCGGTGGATACGGCGGCTACGGTGGTGGCTACGGTGGTGGCCACGGCGGCTACGGTGGTAAGCCAAAGGACAGCGGCTGGGGCAACAGAAACTAA
- the CEX1 gene encoding COPI-interacting protein CEX1 (Syntenic homolog of Saccharomyces cerevisiae YOR112W (CEX1)) gives MSAVAGAAYLLFKSISGFQFPYAQDERAVQQTPLWDVYQGTRKADSQAVTLFVHSRQKKASDAGIEQLVRNAVRKAKTLKLPGLVRVLEVLDTDPNVVYIVTERVQPLFPELAGAVGELSLGLGLSQVFGALRILEENAHVTLGTLSRGSVYVNERGEWCLFGLELCSAQTELAHLREHAARYRSLMAHTMFEVPATESAQVDSVLLAGLIRSVYTTGVPRAWQAAVSMLAAGRLTVTQFVARVSGTPQLQTPLITIYSHLKELHIKDSQDKLVALAEVQNIILQEPGVLDNSTPGFVDGFIIPQLSETIRNEIVTNQQQIAGMQVFSNIVSLLATALQLTCSKNPNSTSAETFKSHIKPLIFETFKISDRQVRFLLLMYMSVYVDKLSGYEIQNQVFPYFVQGLADSDNALRLHTLKNIVHIVEKITERQLNSDLLRQLAKTQVDSDVNIRTWTILTITSLAEKLSAGSDRPSLLGTAFTKSLKDPAVMPRLAALHGLAKSIHLFDAKTIANRILTVIAPGLLDSNAQVRSQAKELFSMYLKKLEDESSTADYQSDSEDYVDVDFESMQAEASQDEFISNFLSNLKVTADHSITNAPMSIGSQEKIDSDAWDTGDDFSWGDVDANEQQQPMRQASKPRISAQPRKPAGVKVNGLRMDSLDIRDSSQIKFGAVKTQNSWDNSPKHQITSHKSHSTPNLPSKLVAQQRNPPKRDPIASLVPSAEDDDGWDEEW, from the coding sequence ATGTCGGCAGTGGCAGGAGCAGCATACCTTCTATTTAAGTCGATCTCGGGGTTCCAGTTCCCGTATGCGCAGGACGAGCGCGCAGTGCAGCAGACGCCGCTGTGGGACGTGTACCAGGGCACGCGGAAGGCGGACTCACAGGCGGTGACGCTGTTCGTGCACTCGCGGCAAAAGAAGGCGTCTGACGCGGGGAtcgagcagctggtgcGCAACGCGGTGCGCAAGGCGAAGACACTGAAGCTGCCAGGGCTGGTGCGGGTGCTGGAGGTGCTAGATACAGACCCGAACGTGGTGTACATCGTGACGGAGCGCGTGCAGCCGCTGTTCCCGGAGCTGGCGGGGGCGGTGGGGGAGCTGTCGCTAGGGCTGGGGCTGTCCCAGGTGTTCGGGGCGCTGCGCATCCTGGAGGAGAACGCGCACGTGACGCTGGGGACGCTGTCGCGCGGCAGCGTGTATGTGAACGAGCGGGGCGAGTGGTGCCTGTTCGGGCTGGAGCTGTGCTCTGCGCAGACGGAGCTGGCACACCTGCGCGAGCACGCGGCGCGCTACCGGTCGCTGATGGCACATACGATGTTCGAGGTTCCTGCGACGGAGTCGGCGCAGGTTGACTCGGTACTGCTGGCGGGTCTGATTCGGAGCGTGTACACTACGGGCGTGCCACGGGCGTGGCAGGCGGCTGTGAGCATGCTGGCAGCAGGGCGCCTGACTGTGACGCAGTTTGTCGCCAGGGTTAGCGGCacgccgcagctgcagactCCGCTGATAACTATCTACAGCCATTTAAAGGAACTGCACATTAAGGATTCCCAGGACAAGTTGGTTGCGCTGGCAGAGGTGCAGAACATTATTCTTCAGGAACCGGGCGTTCTGGACAATTCCACGCCGGGATTCGTGGACGGTTTCATCATCCCCCAGCTCTCTGAGACAATTCGTAACGAGATCGTTACGAACCAGCAGCAGATTGCAGGCATGCAGGTTTTTTCCAACATTGTGTCATTGCTGGCCACGGCCCTGCAATTGACCTGCTCTAAGAATCCAAACTCCACTTCCGCCGAGACTTTCAAAAGCCATATTAAGCCATTGATCTTCGAGACATTCAAGATTTCGGATCGCCAGGTACGGTTCTTGCTTCTAATGTACATGTCTGTGTATGTGGACAAGCTTTCTGGCTATGAGATACAGAACCAGGTGTTTCCCTACTTCGTTCAAGGGTTGGCGGACTCAGACAACGCTCTTCGGTTGCACACGCTAAAAAACATCGTCCATATTGTAGAGAAGATTACGGAACGCCAACTAAACAGTGATCTACTGCGGCAGCTGGCTAAGACCCAAGTTGATTCTGACGTGAATATCAGAACATGGACCATTTTGACCATTACCAGCCTTGCCGAGAAACTCTCTGCCGGAAGCGACCGCCCAAGTTTACTCGGTACTGCATTCACCAAGAGTTTGAAAGATCCCGCCGTCATGCCACGGCTTGCTGCTTTGCACGGTTTAGCAAAATCCATACATCTGTTTGACGCCAAGACAATTGCGAACAGGATCCTAACGGTGATTGCGCCAGGGCTGCTAGACTCGAATGCACAGGTCCGTAGCCAGGCTAAGGAGCTTTTTAGCATGTATCTCAAAAAGCTGGAAGATGAATCTTCGACTGCGGATTATCAGTCGGACTCGGAGGATTACGTGGACGTGGATTTCGAATCCATGCAAGCCGAGGCTTCACAGGATGAGTTTATTTCTAATTTCTTGAGCAATCTGAAAGTGACAGCGGACCATTCAATCACGAATGCACCAATGTCAATTGGCTCTCAGGAAAAAATAGACTCCGATGCCTGGGATACTGGAGATGATTTCTCATGGGGCGATGTGGATGCGaacgagcagcagcagccaaTGAGACAGGCCTCTAAACCGCGGATATCGGCGCAGCCTAGAAAACCGGCGGGGGTGAAGGTCAACGGCCTTCGCATGGATTCTCTAGACATCAGGGACTCTTCGCAAATCAAATTTGGAGCAGTTAAAACACAAAACTCATGGGATAACTCTCCAAAGCATCAGATTACCAGTCATAAATCTCATTCGACGCCAAATTTACCATCAAAGCTTGTAGCGCAACAGCGCAATCCTCCGAAGAGGGATCCTATTGCAAGCCTTGTCCCATCTGCCGAAGATGACGACGGCTGGGATGAGGAATGGTAA
- the RPC19 gene encoding DNA-directed RNA polymerase core subunit RPC19 (Syntenic homolog of Saccharomyces cerevisiae YNL113W (RPC19)): MCTPSHLPHTASAMSNTEEQPKDVDMLADEQEDELDRDKIRLLPQATSEDGTCASFQITDEDHTLGNALRYIIMKNPEVEFCGYSIPHPSENFLNIRIQTYGKVTAVDALHKGLQDLMDMCDVVEDKFTQRIREL; encoded by the coding sequence ATGTGCACGCCATCGCATCTGCCACACACGGCCAGCGCCATGTCCAACACCGAAGAGCAGCCCAAGGACGTCGACATGCTAGCGGATGAGCAGGAGGATGAGCTCGACCGTGACAAGATCCGTCTTCTGCCGCAGGCTACCTCCGAGGACGGCACCTGTGCGTCCTTCCAGATCACCGACGAGGATCACACGCTCGGCAACGCGCTGCGCTACATCATAATGAAGAACCCCGAAGTTGAGTTTTGCGGATACTCCATCCCTCATCCCTCCGAGAACTTCCTCAATATCCGCATCCAAACCTACGGCAAGGTCACTGCGGTCGACGCGCTGCACAAGGGGCTCCAGGACCTAATGGACATGTGCGACGTCGTAGAGGACAAGTTCACGCAGCGCATTCGCGAGCTCTAG
- a CDS encoding AFL219Wp (NOHBY615; Weak homolog in Saccharomyces cerevisiae YKL032C (IXR1)), whose product MFSRPFNTTAIRAFQTNVSAQIAKKSGTNTLRKTLLKEQSPRRPPAVYALYLKSIMPSVRSEHPNATFVELSRLANNKWKSMSDHQKKPYYDESHRLFKEYHSARAEIEKTLPPKRPSTGFILFCNDVRPHVAAEHPLLKTTDIVRLLGEKWKALPFDKKNRYLDLAARNREQWKLRNGFLS is encoded by the coding sequence ATGTTCAGCAGACCGTTTAACACCACTGCCATACGCGCATTCCAGACCAATGTGTCTGCACAAATCGCCAAGAAGTCAGGAACAAATACATTGCGCAAGACTCTTCTTAAGGAGCAATCCCCTAGGAGGCCTCCTGCAGTATACGCGCTCTACCTAAAGTCGATTATGCCATCGGTCAGGTCTGAGCACCCCAATGCGACATTTGTGGAACTATCGAGGCTCGCAAACAATAAATGGAAGAGTATGAGTGACCACCAAAAGAAGCCATACTATGACGAGTCGCACAGGTTATTCAAGGAATACCACTCGGCGCGTGCAGAAATCGAGAAAACCTTGCCACCAAAGAGGCCATCTACTGGTTTTATCCTATTCTGTAATGACGTGCGGCCGCATGTAGCCGCCGAGCACCCCCTATTGAAGACCACAGATATAGTTCGTTTGTTGGGCGAAAAGTGGAAGGCGCTTCCCTTCGATAAGAAGAACAGGTATTTGGATTTGGCAGCTAGGAACAGAGAGCAATGGAAGCTCCGCAATGGCTTCTTGAGCTAA
- the CYB5 gene encoding Cyb5p (Syntenic homolog of Saccharomyces cerevisiae YNL111C (CYB5)): MIKFYDGSYIIHMGLQAQVAYGVNDQLLSLFTSPPTETTMPKLYTYQEIAEHNSENDLWLIINGKVYDCTKFAEEHPGGDEVLIDLAGQDATEPFADIGHSDDAVKMLEGLYVGDLDKDSEPVVSASEDRSSSTGGGEGNGALWLAFIVFFLAAVYYNYHHNKWA; this comes from the coding sequence ATGATAAAATTTTACGACGGATCCTATATAATACATATGGGCTTGCAAGCGCAAGTCGCGTACGGCGTAAACGACCAGCTACTCTCATTGTTCACCTCCCCTCCCACCGAAACCACCATGCCCAAGCTGTATACCTACCAAGAGATCGCGGAACACAACAGCGAGAATGACCTATGGCTGATCATCAACGGCAAGGTCTACGACTGCACCAAGTTCGCAGAGGAGCACCCTGGCGGTGACGAGGTGCTAATCGATCTGGCTGGCCAAGACGCCActgagccattcgcagaCATCGGCCACTCAGACGACGCTGTGAAGATGCTGGAGGGCCTGTATGTAGGCGACCTGGACAAGGACTCCGAGCCTGTGGTCAGCGCCTCCGAGGACCGTTCTTCGAGcacgggcggcggcgagggcAATGGAGCGTTGTGGCTCGCGTTCATTGTGTTTTTCCTCGCGGCTGTGTACTACAACTACCACCACAACAAGTGGGCTTAG